A window of the Butyricimonas virosa genome harbors these coding sequences:
- a CDS encoding SusC/RagA family TonB-linked outer membrane protein: MKKNKTSFVFPDFFKRENSNLLCRRWLLAIVMCLGFSFGAFAQQQKVSIHVKDVDVSVVFRQIKEQTKLNFVYDPDQLASMSSITMDVKNVSVDSVLSKLFTGTSFEYRFEMGAILIKRKEKQEQNVEMVTLTGSVKDKDGSSLPGVTVVLKGLSLGTVTDVDGNYKISLPVQEGITLVFSFVGMVTQEIKVTDQRVINVVLEEDVEKLKEVVVTGIFNRAKESYTGAVTTITEKELKKFGNRSIITNIRNIDPSFNILTDNFNGSDPNSTPQIQMRGTSSLPQNVDNLKNNVRTNLNQPLFIMDGFEISLERVLDMNPDRVETITLLKDASATALYGSRGANGVVVITTKKPVMGKLRVTYRGGLNMEIPDLTDYDVLNAREKLQLEYDAGVYTLEKSSYYDANEQMSLDEIYNKKLADVERGVDTYWLSKPLRIGCGQRHDITVDGGDQAFRYAVNVAVNDVKGVMKGSDRLSFDGSLTLSYFGKSISFSNDLTIGLSKSNNSPYGTFDQYVQLNPYYTPYDKEGNLKYYLENNAAPHLHTVMNPLYNAILNSTDKAEYTNIRNNTSLSWRIIDGLRIDLRVGLSKNINTCDKFLPAKHTLFNVTELDRKGSYSYLSGKSLNYDVNLTLNYNKIFAARHMVNIGGNFDLSQQKSFDYTFLVEGFPNEDIDFLATAFSYAKDSKPSGNESLTRRIGITGNMNYMYDQRYALDFSFRMDGSSQFGSDKRFAPFWSVGLAWNVHKEKFFHVNWISMLKLRYSYGVTGSQQFSSYQAMRTYKYYIDDSYANWIGTAMVAIGNDKLEWQETKKSNVGFDLEVFNGILTIKGDYYINTTDNLLSENQLPLSSGFSSYTENIGEVENRGFELMATGRIFNKGSILWTVSGSILRNTNKIVRISEALKKANEELELAAGTNPNFIYREGEAMDAIYVVKSLGIDPSNGRELFLDRFGQKTYTWDARDKINAGIPEKYRGTVSTMFRYKNLMANLSCGYAFGGKLYNNTLIDKVENADVRNYNVDRRVYEGRWISAGQVTQYKDVNNTEMTQMSSRFVQKNNYFECYNINVSYEVASEWLENNLSISRLSITGDFGEPFRFSTVKQERGIYYPYSRKLSFMLSVIF, translated from the coding sequence ATGAAAAAAAACAAGACGAGTTTTGTTTTTCCCGATTTTTTTAAACGGGAGAATTCAAATCTTTTATGTCGCCGCTGGTTATTGGCGATCGTGATGTGCTTGGGCTTTTCTTTCGGGGCTTTCGCACAACAACAGAAGGTATCAATTCACGTGAAAGATGTGGACGTGTCGGTGGTCTTCCGGCAGATTAAGGAACAGACGAAATTGAATTTCGTGTATGATCCGGATCAACTGGCTTCGATGTCGAGCATTACGATGGATGTGAAGAACGTGTCTGTTGATTCCGTGTTGTCGAAGTTATTCACTGGAACTTCTTTTGAGTACCGTTTCGAGATGGGAGCAATATTAATTAAACGTAAAGAAAAACAGGAGCAAAATGTAGAAATGGTTACTTTGACAGGTTCGGTGAAAGATAAGGATGGGAGTTCTTTACCAGGGGTGACTGTTGTGTTGAAGGGGCTTAGTTTAGGTACAGTTACGGATGTTGACGGAAATTATAAAATTTCTCTACCAGTACAAGAGGGTATTACGTTAGTGTTTTCATTTGTCGGGATGGTTACACAAGAAATAAAAGTAACGGATCAGAGGGTGATAAATGTAGTGTTGGAAGAAGATGTAGAGAAGTTGAAAGAAGTCGTGGTAACTGGTATTTTTAATAGAGCTAAAGAGAGTTATACTGGTGCTGTGACGACGATTACGGAGAAAGAATTAAAAAAATTCGGGAATAGAAGTATAATTACTAATATTCGAAATATAGATCCATCTTTTAATATTTTGACAGATAATTTTAATGGTTCTGATCCCAATAGCACACCTCAAATTCAGATGAGAGGAACTTCATCCTTACCACAAAATGTAGATAATTTGAAAAATAATGTACGAACGAATTTGAATCAACCTCTTTTTATAATGGATGGTTTCGAGATTTCACTAGAGAGAGTATTGGATATGAATCCAGATAGAGTGGAAACAATCACGCTGTTGAAAGATGCGAGTGCTACGGCCCTTTACGGTTCTCGTGGCGCTAATGGAGTTGTCGTGATTACGACGAAAAAACCGGTAATGGGAAAGTTGAGGGTGACGTATAGAGGTGGGTTGAATATGGAGATACCTGATTTGACGGATTATGATGTTTTGAATGCACGAGAAAAATTGCAGTTAGAATATGATGCAGGTGTTTATACTCTAGAAAAAAGTAGTTATTATGATGCTAACGAGCAAATGAGTCTAGATGAGATTTATAATAAGAAGTTAGCCGATGTTGAGAGGGGTGTTGACACTTACTGGTTGTCGAAACCTTTGCGAATTGGATGTGGACAACGGCATGATATTACTGTTGACGGGGGAGATCAAGCTTTTCGGTATGCTGTAAATGTTGCCGTGAATGATGTGAAGGGGGTGATGAAAGGTTCTGATAGATTGAGCTTTGATGGTTCTTTGACACTTTCTTATTTTGGCAAGTCTATATCGTTCTCTAATGATTTAACAATAGGACTATCCAAAAGTAATAATTCCCCTTATGGCACTTTTGACCAGTATGTGCAATTAAATCCGTATTACACTCCTTATGATAAGGAAGGTAATTTGAAATATTATTTGGAGAATAATGCTGCGCCTCATTTGCATACGGTGATGAATCCTCTCTATAATGCAATACTTAATTCGACAGATAAGGCGGAGTATACGAATATCCGGAATAATACTTCGTTGAGTTGGCGAATTATTGATGGTTTGAGGATAGATTTGAGGGTTGGATTGAGTAAAAATATCAATACTTGCGATAAATTTTTACCAGCAAAACATACCTTATTTAATGTGACAGAGTTGGATAGAAAAGGATCTTATAGTTATTTATCCGGTAAGAGCTTAAATTATGATGTAAATTTAACTTTAAATTATAACAAAATTTTTGCAGCAAGACATATGGTAAATATTGGAGGGAATTTTGATCTTTCTCAGCAAAAGTCTTTTGATTATACATTCTTGGTAGAGGGTTTCCCAAACGAGGATATTGATTTTTTAGCAACAGCTTTTTCTTACGCAAAAGATAGTAAGCCATCTGGTAATGAATCATTAACCCGTAGAATAGGGATTACTGGAAATATGAATTACATGTATGACCAGCGTTATGCTCTTGATTTCTCTTTTCGGATGGATGGTTCATCGCAATTTGGAAGTGATAAGCGATTTGCTCCTTTTTGGTCTGTTGGTTTGGCTTGGAATGTTCATAAAGAGAAGTTTTTCCATGTTAATTGGATTTCTATGTTGAAATTGCGGTATTCGTATGGGGTAACCGGATCTCAGCAATTTTCTTCTTACCAGGCCATGAGAACATACAAGTACTATATTGATGATAGTTATGCCAACTGGATAGGTACGGCAATGGTTGCAATAGGAAATGATAAGTTGGAATGGCAGGAAACGAAAAAATCAAATGTAGGTTTTGATCTTGAAGTTTTTAATGGAATTTTGACAATTAAAGGTGATTACTATATAAATACTACGGATAATTTGTTGTCAGAAAATCAATTACCTCTTTCTAGTGGTTTTTCGTCTTATACGGAGAATATTGGTGAGGTGGAAAATCGTGGGTTCGAATTAATGGCAACCGGGCGGATATTCAATAAAGGAAGTATTTTATGGACTGTTTCAGGTAGTATTTTGAGGAATACCAATAAAATAGTACGTATTTCCGAGGCCTTGAAGAAGGCAAATGAAGAATTGGAGTTGGCAGCAGGAACTAATCCGAATTTTATTTATAGGGAAGGCGAGGCAATGGATGCTATTTACGTGGTTAAATCATTAGGAATAGATCCAAGTAACGGGCGGGAATTGTTTCTAGACAGGTTCGGTCAAAAAACATATACTTGGGACGCTCGTGATAAAATAAATGCCGGTATTCCAGAGAAATATAGAGGAACGGTAAGTACGATGTTTCGTTATAAAAATTTGATGGCTAATTTATCCTGTGGGTATGCATTCGGAGGGAAATTATATAATAATACGCTTATTGATAAAGTTGAAAATGCGGATGTAAGGAATTATAATGTCGATAGACGGGTGTATGAAGGGAGATGGATTTCTGCGGGGCAAGTAACGCAATATAAAGATGTCAATAATACAGAGATGACTCAAATGTCTTCGCGATTTGTACAAAAGAATAACTATTTTGAGTGCTATAATATAAATGTAAGTTACGAAGTAGCTTCTGAATGGTTGGAAAATAATTTGTCAATATCTCGGTTAAGCATTACTGGAGATTTTGGAGAGCCGTTTAGATTTTCAACAGTTAAGCAGGAACGAGGAATTTATTATCCGTATTCTCGTAAACTTTCGTTCATGTTAAGTGTGATATTTTAA
- a CDS encoding RagB/SusD family nutrient uptake outer membrane protein, producing the protein MKHLFKIFVLGLMVLVSGCGDWLDIKPQTESKEDDLFAKEQGFKDALIGAYIQMKQNSLYGQNLTYTTLEYLAQHWNYSLVTYEENLSTYVYSDAIVEATFSSVYEQWYKVILSCNNILNNIDGRKDVFTKKYYELVKGEALAIRAFMHFDVLRLFGPTPAAVVSGERILPYVTEVSTIPNVHITFDEYIKLLEQDMLEAESLLAVSDPIIGDNTSLYDAAMDDFIQSRELRVNYYALKALMARFYLWIDQEDSAFSCAKEVIEAKSALGGDIFTLADKTVFLSDNKALTGEWIFGISVKGLADDVQVNFIEARAGAKLTKTKEMVLTGLYENNTADTRRNLWKDYTSESGAIFSYLFTKYTQEGLSSLPVMRISEMYLVAAEAAPTLEEGISYFRKFRTSRDLQTLTYSTKIQLQSDILKEYEKEFYGEGQMFYAYKRVNSPSMLWSIVPITPSIYKIPLPQDEISYLP; encoded by the coding sequence ATGAAACATTTGTTTAAAATATTCGTGTTGGGTTTGATGGTTTTGGTATCGGGGTGTGGGGATTGGTTGGATATAAAACCTCAGACAGAATCGAAAGAAGATGATTTGTTTGCTAAAGAACAAGGTTTCAAGGATGCTTTAATTGGAGCTTATATTCAAATGAAACAGAATAGTTTATATGGACAAAATTTGACATACACGACGTTAGAGTATTTGGCACAGCATTGGAATTATTCTTTAGTAACTTATGAAGAGAATTTAAGTACTTATGTTTATTCTGATGCAATTGTGGAGGCTACGTTTAGTAGCGTGTACGAGCAATGGTATAAGGTGATTCTTTCCTGTAATAATATCTTGAATAATATTGATGGTCGTAAGGATGTATTTACCAAAAAATATTATGAATTGGTGAAAGGAGAGGCTTTGGCTATACGTGCTTTTATGCATTTTGACGTGTTACGTTTGTTTGGTCCGACTCCGGCAGCTGTTGTGTCTGGGGAACGAATTTTGCCTTATGTTACAGAAGTTTCAACAATCCCTAATGTACATATTACTTTTGATGAGTATATCAAATTGTTGGAACAAGATATGTTGGAGGCTGAATCTTTACTAGCTGTAAGTGACCCAATAATAGGAGATAATACTTCACTGTATGATGCAGCAATGGATGATTTTATTCAAAGCCGAGAATTGCGAGTAAATTATTACGCTCTAAAAGCTTTGATGGCGCGTTTTTATTTGTGGATTGATCAGGAGGATTCAGCGTTTTCTTGTGCCAAGGAGGTTATTGAGGCAAAGAGTGCTTTGGGGGGAGATATTTTTACACTAGCCGATAAAACAGTTTTTTTAAGTGACAATAAAGCTTTAACAGGCGAGTGGATATTTGGTATTAGTGTTAAAGGCTTGGCGGATGATGTGCAGGTGAATTTTATCGAGGCGAGAGCAGGAGCTAAATTAACGAAAACAAAAGAGATGGTGCTTACCGGATTGTATGAGAATAATACGGCGGATACGAGAAGGAATTTATGGAAAGATTATACAAGTGAAAGTGGAGCTATTTTTTCGTATTTGTTTACGAAGTATACTCAAGAAGGCTTGTCGTCTTTACCAGTTATGAGAATTTCGGAGATGTATCTGGTGGCTGCAGAGGCAGCTCCGACTTTAGAAGAGGGTATCTCGTACTTTAGAAAATTCAGAACTTCGAGGGATCTACAGACCTTGACGTATTCAACGAAGATACAATTACAGTCTGATATATTGAAAGAATACGAGAAAGAATTTTATGGTGAGGGGCAGATGTTTTATGCTTATAAACGGGTGAATTCTCCATCTATGTTGTGGTCAATCGTACCTATAACACCTTCAATTTATAAAATTCCGTTGCCTCAGGACGAAATTAGTTATTTACCGTAA
- a CDS encoding DUF4843 domain-containing protein, which translates to MMRKIYFLLLIVFLVACNSDKIMLFDVDAENSAALRFVNADMGTDLSGNALLGENDTTQTVTFVVRKETYLIDTINLIVTTSGPVLNKERVFAIEQVVEYPKFTYLYDEHNNVVDSVIDAVAGVHYRPLDDPYTASFLRIPAGETQSVVPILLLRSKDLQERPYRLKLRLVPNENFAVDFDAPSKVRIINFSDIPSMPLYWEKDAVWFFGRYSATKLRFMVNYSDIDLSGSNLLNYGAADFTYYQKRLQKALMEYNATQLTPLKDETGRTMVFQYELN; encoded by the coding sequence ATGATGAGAAAAATATATTTTTTGTTGTTAATCGTTTTTTTAGTTGCTTGTAATTCAGATAAAATCATGTTATTTGATGTTGATGCCGAGAATAGTGCTGCATTACGTTTCGTGAATGCAGATATGGGAACAGATCTCAGTGGCAATGCGTTACTTGGCGAGAATGATACGACGCAAACGGTTACATTTGTAGTGAGAAAGGAGACTTATCTTATTGATACGATAAATTTGATTGTGACAACTTCTGGACCGGTATTGAATAAGGAACGGGTGTTTGCGATAGAGCAAGTTGTTGAATATCCTAAATTTACTTATTTGTATGATGAACATAATAACGTTGTTGATTCTGTTATTGATGCTGTGGCTGGTGTGCATTATCGTCCTCTTGATGATCCTTATACGGCTTCTTTTTTGAGAATACCAGCAGGGGAAACACAAAGTGTTGTTCCCATATTGTTATTGCGATCAAAAGATTTGCAAGAAAGACCCTATCGTTTGAAATTACGATTAGTTCCGAATGAAAATTTTGCAGTTGATTTTGATGCGCCTTCTAAAGTTCGAATTATTAATTTTTCGGATATTCCTTCTATGCCGCTTTATTGGGAAAAGGATGCTGTATGGTTTTTTGGAAGATATAGTGCGACAAAGCTTCGTTTTATGGTAAATTATAGTGATATAGATTTATCTGGTAGTAATTTGTTAAACTATGGAGCGGCAGATTTCACGTATTATCAAAAACGTCTTCAAAAGGCTTTAATGGAATATAATGCCACTCAACTGACTCCGTTGAAAGATGAGACCGGAAGGACTATGGTTTTTCAGTATGAGTTGAATTAA
- a CDS encoding PKD-like family lipoprotein: MRNRTKKFINAYTFIVICMNVLIIGCFEDKGNYEYSELNEIHIDTLASPWRVDFQEEVILTPNVVTSKESEYEYYWLLIDKQSNIACDTISREKELKYTVNLAAGSYRLVFRVKDMKTGLIASVETNLEVASNLSDGWIILKDDGNYTDLDLFTYEGHEYPNLIYSMNGESLEGTARDIGFYVRKTYDSNTQIQTSTKCLMVMSSKDIKVISANDMAILLEYEDLFYDIPVVCNPQKIYNQGLYSSVFFINNGDLYSSPGTGMFSPPYQNVYLTGDKISTHCAVSASSMNGFYMNGFNETWGNIVKWDMEGNEYVDRMGMSNLKLLHMYDNGIGGVGYLFQNKNYPDSLYVFRSITMQLDTLPDNLNIVYSSCIGSNWELPYIYFTKGHELWRLDVSLRVETKVDYNFNGEEITFIAHVKTPIAVGKNKLIIATYLSGNYKVYLFDLLSGLPDGEPQVLKGEGRVTDVFHQSFYNATGDYYSYPQNY, translated from the coding sequence ATGAGAAATAGGACCAAGAAATTTATCAATGCATATACGTTTATTGTTATTTGTATGAATGTATTGATTATAGGGTGTTTTGAAGATAAAGGTAATTATGAATATTCGGAACTTAACGAAATTCATATAGATACGTTAGCCTCTCCTTGGCGAGTAGATTTTCAAGAAGAAGTGATACTAACTCCTAATGTTGTTACTTCAAAGGAAAGTGAATACGAGTATTATTGGTTATTGATAGATAAGCAGTCTAATATTGCGTGTGATACCATATCAAGAGAAAAAGAGCTGAAGTATACTGTGAACTTGGCCGCCGGTTCGTATAGGCTTGTCTTTCGGGTGAAAGATATGAAGACTGGATTGATAGCTTCTGTTGAAACAAATTTGGAGGTTGCTTCCAATCTGTCCGACGGGTGGATTATTCTTAAAGATGATGGTAATTATACCGATTTGGATTTGTTTACTTACGAGGGGCATGAATATCCGAATTTGATTTATTCAATGAATGGAGAAAGTTTGGAGGGAACGGCTAGGGATATCGGGTTCTACGTGCGGAAAACCTATGATAGCAATACTCAAATTCAAACTTCTACGAAGTGTCTTATGGTGATGAGTTCTAAGGATATAAAAGTGATTTCGGCGAATGATATGGCTATTTTATTGGAGTATGAAGATTTGTTTTATGATATACCTGTAGTTTGTAATCCACAAAAAATATATAATCAAGGATTGTATTCTTCCGTATTTTTTATTAATAACGGAGATTTATATTCATCTCCTGGAACAGGGATGTTTTCTCCTCCCTATCAAAATGTATATTTGACTGGTGATAAAATATCCACTCATTGTGCGGTTTCTGCCAGCTCTATGAATGGATTTTATATGAATGGTTTTAATGAAACATGGGGTAATATTGTTAAGTGGGATATGGAGGGTAACGAGTATGTGGATAGAATGGGTATGTCTAATTTGAAATTACTTCATATGTATGATAATGGTATAGGTGGGGTCGGGTATTTGTTTCAAAATAAAAACTATCCAGATTCACTTTATGTATTCCGTAGTATAACGATGCAGTTGGATACTTTACCTGACAATTTAAATATCGTATATAGTAGTTGTATAGGTTCTAATTGGGAACTTCCTTATATTTATTTTACGAAAGGACATGAATTATGGAGGTTAGATGTGTCTTTGCGGGTAGAAACTAAAGTGGATTATAATTTTAATGGAGAAGAAATCACTTTTATTGCTCATGTAAAAACTCCGATAGCCGTGGGGAAAAATAAATTGATTATTGCAACTTATCTATCAGGAAACTATAAAGTATACCTATTTGATTTACTATCCGGCTTGCCTGATGGGGAGCCTCAAGTATTGAAAGGGGAGGGGCGTGTGACTGATGTTTTCCATCAATCATTTTATAATGCGACAGGAGATTATTATTCGTATCCACAGAATTATTGA
- a CDS encoding TlpA family protein disulfide reductase, which translates to MYRRFIIIVFFVLFSVVLVAQKYKLDVQLDGLNATFGNFVIYDPYLAEGIKVERIPVENGHYVVEGECSYPMITSIVFDDNKTMKLIKGGFIPCKSALLWAVVEPGKALKIRGKTTTFHDVNVEDNGENQKLSEINKRVIPLINEWGDLQVQMNNDTTLAEEERDIITEKIKALDAKVIAIQKDMITKDPSSVAALWLLDEMFTRNQVTVDEVIGILKSVDKKYIDHPYYLTLMSKIEGAKNAVVGKLAPMIVTRNTFDGAEFNLSSLKGKYVILDFWGTWCGPCMAGMPRMKELRDRYKDKLVLVGVAEETNIENWRNVIKEKDLNWFQIHNGIKKEDFVAKYNITGFPTKILISPDGIILYRAMNETDEFYENVTKFIK; encoded by the coding sequence ATGTATAGAAGATTTATTATTATAGTATTTTTTGTCCTTTTTAGTGTTGTGCTTGTTGCTCAGAAGTACAAATTGGATGTTCAGTTAGATGGGTTAAATGCCACTTTTGGAAATTTTGTTATTTATGATCCTTATTTAGCAGAGGGAATAAAAGTTGAGAGAATCCCTGTGGAGAATGGGCATTATGTGGTGGAGGGGGAGTGCTCCTATCCCATGATAACGAGTATCGTGTTTGATGATAATAAAACGATGAAGTTGATAAAAGGAGGTTTTATACCATGTAAATCAGCATTGCTTTGGGCTGTTGTTGAACCGGGAAAGGCACTGAAAATTAGAGGGAAAACTACAACTTTTCATGATGTAAATGTAGAGGATAACGGGGAAAATCAAAAATTATCCGAAATAAATAAGCGAGTTATTCCTTTGATTAACGAATGGGGGGATTTGCAGGTTCAAATGAATAATGACACGACGCTTGCTGAAGAAGAAAGGGATATAATAACTGAAAAAATAAAAGCATTAGATGCAAAAGTGATAGCTATTCAGAAAGATATGATAACCAAAGATCCTTCGTCTGTGGCCGCATTGTGGTTGCTTGATGAGATGTTTACTCGTAATCAGGTAACTGTAGATGAGGTTATTGGAATATTGAAAAGTGTAGATAAGAAGTATATAGATCATCCGTATTATTTAACTTTAATGAGTAAAATAGAGGGGGCTAAAAATGCGGTTGTGGGTAAATTGGCACCGATGATTGTGACAAGGAACACTTTTGACGGAGCGGAGTTCAATCTATCTTCTTTGAAAGGGAAATATGTAATTCTTGATTTTTGGGGAACATGGTGTGGTCCGTGTATGGCAGGAATGCCACGGATGAAAGAATTGCGAGATCGATATAAAGATAAATTAGTGCTTGTAGGTGTGGCAGAGGAAACTAATATTGAAAATTGGCGGAATGTGATTAAAGAAAAAGATTTGAATTGGTTTCAAATTCATAATGGTATAAAAAAGGAGGATTTTGTGGCAAAATATAATATCACAGGTTTTCCGACTAAAATTTTAATTTCTCCAGATGGAATAATTTTATATAGGGCCATGAATGAAACAGATGAATTCTATGAGAATGTTACTAAGTTTATAAAATA